A window of the Candidatus Komeilibacteria bacterium CG_4_10_14_0_2_um_filter_37_10 genome harbors these coding sequences:
- a CDS encoding lysine--tRNA ligase, which translates to SDLRQAKIDKLKKLKDLGINPYPSSFDKKNTVDQALNSLGKIVKIAGRLFSFREHGNIAFANLKDETGKIQIFFRKDLLEDDYKNIKLLDLGDFIGIEGEVVKTTSGEISVAPTSFILLTKSILPLPNEWFGLKDTELRYRQRYLDLMLNPEVRERFNI; encoded by the coding sequence ATCGGATTTAAGACAAGCAAAAATAGACAAATTGAAAAAACTAAAGGATTTAGGAATAAACCCATATCCATCCTCTTTTGATAAAAAAAACACAGTTGATCAGGCGCTTAACTCTCTGGGAAAAATTGTAAAAATTGCAGGAAGATTATTTTCTTTCAGAGAGCATGGAAACATTGCTTTTGCAAATTTAAAAGACGAAACAGGAAAGATTCAAATATTTTTTAGAAAAGATCTTCTAGAAGATGATTATAAAAATATTAAGCTTCTGGATTTGGGAGATTTTATTGGTATTGAGGGGGAAGTTGTTAAAACAACCTCCGGAGAAATATCGGTAGCCCCAACTTCATTTATTTTGCTCACAAAGTCGATTCTGCCGCTTCCAAATGAATGGTTTGGTCTTAAAGACACAGAGCTTCGATATAGGCAAAGATATTTAGACCTTATGTTAAACCCCGAGGTTAGAGAAAGATTTAATATT